The DNA window GGTCCCACGTTCGGCCTTTACCGCCGCGTACAGTCGATCGAGATCCGCCAGATCGGAGACCGAGCCCTTCACCGCGCGGGCTTTCGGCCCGAGGTCGGCCACGGCCGCATCGAGCGCTGCTTGCCGGCGGCCGAAGATAAATACGAACGCGCCCTCGTCGATGAAGCGCTTTGCCGCCGCGCGGCCGATGCCGGTCGCGCCGCCGGTGATTACGGCAGTCTTTCCATTTAACCTGTTCATGTGATGCGTCCTTCAAAACAAAGTGAGAACCTCGATTCTGGAACGCTTGATTGATGAAGACAATTGACTGAATATCTATCAATCCCATCTACTTTTTAGATAGCCATGCTCGACAACGTTACGATCAATCAACTTCGGGCTTTTGTTGCCGTGTGCGACCAAGGCAGCTTTTCCGGGGCTGCGCGCGAATTGATGCGTGCGCAGTCGGCCATCAGTCACGCAGTCAACGCGCTCGAAACTGCCTTTGACGTCTTGCTGTTCGAGCGCAACACGCGCAAAGCGACGCTGACTCCTGCGGGCCGCAGCCTCCTGCCCGATGCGCGCGGCGTGATCTCCCGCACCGAGGAAATGAAGATGCGCGCGGTGTCGATTGCCGAAGCCGGTGTGCCGCAGGTCTCGATTGCCGTCGATACCTATTTCCCGCGTGCGCTTCTGATCGAATCTCTGCTTACGCTTCAGGCGGACTTTCCGACGATCGCCATCAATCTGCGCATGACAACGATGCAGGGAGGCGAGCGTCTGCTTCTCGACGGCGCGTGCGCGTTGGCGGTGACGATCGCGGATGTGCCGGAACTGGGCTCAGGTGCGATAGAAAGGCTGCATCTATGTGACGCGCAAATGGTGACGGTCTGTGCGCCATCGCATCCGCTAGCCGCCATTGCAGGGCCGGTCCCTCGCGAGGAATTCGGCCGGCACATTCAGCTTGTCGTCACCGACAATCAACCCGATGCGGAAAAGACACAACAGGGGGTCGCCAGTGAGCGCCAGTGGCTCGTGAACGACCTCGGCGCGAAGCACGATTTGCTGAAGGCAGGCCTGTGCTGGGGGCACATGCCGCATCATCTGG is part of the Paraburkholderia fungorum genome and encodes:
- a CDS encoding LysR family transcriptional regulator — protein: MLDNVTINQLRAFVAVCDQGSFSGAARELMRAQSAISHAVNALETAFDVLLFERNTRKATLTPAGRSLLPDARGVISRTEEMKMRAVSIAEAGVPQVSIAVDTYFPRALLIESLLTLQADFPTIAINLRMTTMQGGERLLLDGACALAVTIADVPELGSGAIERLHLCDAQMVTVCAPSHPLAAIAGPVPREEFGRHIQLVVTDNQPDAEKTQQGVASERQWLVNDLGAKHDLLKAGLCWGHMPHHLVAEDLATGTLVELRRRAWHMRPLTFMISQRRGYSFSECETRLVELFGKRRPSTKGGKTMARVKRGR